In Sulfitobacter sp. M39, the following proteins share a genomic window:
- a CDS encoding calcium-binding protein — translation MSPLLIMLFAAFGPMLAVFDPFGDDTEDEPEDEEIPIGMPDMGTTTGAGMDDALTPDPAEPESDAPTDTPTDAATEEDSTVENIDDTEETPEVEAQSQTGTAGDDTLQGTDGRDILFGGQGNDTLSGGVNAQDGNDDGVADELIGEDGDDSLRLGASDTGIGGTGADSFTAIYGATGGITVTDYDVGTDALIVETDDENAAVTDQTVSDGELTVTLSTGLTITLPGVENPLADDEILFVLTNPLQDEA, via the coding sequence ATGTCACCTTTGCTCATCATGCTCTTTGCCGCTTTCGGCCCTATGCTGGCCGTGTTTGACCCGTTTGGCGATGATACGGAGGATGAGCCCGAGGATGAAGAAATCCCCATCGGCATGCCCGATATGGGGACGACCACGGGCGCAGGCATGGACGATGCGCTGACCCCCGACCCGGCAGAGCCTGAATCCGACGCGCCAACCGACACGCCAACAGATGCGGCGACCGAGGAGGATTCCACGGTGGAAAATATCGACGACACCGAGGAAACCCCCGAGGTTGAGGCACAGTCGCAAACCGGCACGGCGGGGGATGATACATTACAAGGCACCGACGGGCGCGACATCCTGTTTGGTGGGCAGGGCAATGACACGCTTTCGGGCGGGGTCAACGCCCAAGACGGCAATGACGACGGGGTCGCGGACGAGCTGATTGGCGAAGATGGCGACGACAGCCTGCGATTGGGGGCGAGTGACACCGGCATCGGGGGCACGGGCGCGGACAGTTTCACCGCGATCTACGGTGCGACAGGCGGGATCACGGTCACCGATTATGACGTCGGCACAGATGCGCTGATTGTCGAAACCGACGATGAAAACGCCGCTGTCACCGATCAGACCGTCTCGGATGGAGAGTTGACGGTCACGCTCAGCACAGGGCTCACCATCACCCTGCCTGGGGTCGAAAACCCCTTGGCGGATGACGAAATCCTCTTTGTGCTGACCAACCCGCTACAAGACGAGGCCTGA
- a CDS encoding ABC transporter ATP-binding protein, with protein sequence MNDPVLRLSGIGKSYNPGQPNEVKVLRGIDLTVAAGEVVALVAPSGAGKSTLLHIAGLLDTPDTGTVEIGGTDMTGQSDRKRTGVRRRDVGFIYQFHHLLPEFSALENIVLPQLANGVSQSEAQTRALSLLDEVGISHRADHRPAALSGGEQQRVAFCRALANAPRLLLADEPTGNLDPTTSDQVFAALMTLVRGTGLSAVIATHNLELAARMDRQIRLEAGQLVAL encoded by the coding sequence ATGAATGATCCTGTTTTGCGGCTCTCGGGGATTGGCAAATCCTACAACCCCGGCCAACCGAACGAAGTCAAGGTGCTGCGCGGCATCGACCTGACCGTCGCCGCCGGAGAGGTCGTCGCACTGGTCGCTCCCTCTGGCGCGGGCAAGTCAACGCTGCTGCATATCGCGGGTCTGCTGGACACGCCCGACACCGGCACGGTCGAGATTGGCGGCACCGATATGACAGGGCAGTCCGATCGCAAACGCACCGGCGTGCGGCGGCGCGATGTGGGTTTTATCTACCAGTTCCACCACCTGCTGCCTGAATTTTCCGCGCTGGAAAACATCGTGTTGCCGCAGCTTGCAAACGGTGTCTCGCAGTCCGAGGCGCAGACCCGCGCGCTGTCCCTGTTGGACGAGGTCGGCATCAGTCACCGCGCCGACCACCGCCCTGCGGCGCTGTCGGGCGGCGAACAGCAACGGGTCGCTTTCTGTCGTGCGCTGGCCAATGCGCCGCGGCTGCTGCTGGCGGATGAGCCCACAGGCAACCTTGATCCGACCACCTCGGATCAGGTCTTTGCCGCGCTGATGACGCTGGTGCGGGGCACGGGGCTGTCGGCGGTAATCGCGACCCATAACCTTGAACTTGCCGCGCGGATGGACCGCCAGATCCGGCTTGAAGCAGGGCAGCTCGTCGCGCTTTGA